The proteins below are encoded in one region of Lactuca sativa cultivar Salinas chromosome 3, Lsat_Salinas_v11, whole genome shotgun sequence:
- the LOC111885816 gene encoding uncharacterized protein LOC111885816: MEFLKTFDSDDDVEFVETFFNVVQHIHDEESLNVARTRMVANHDPQASRDLLIRDYFADNCLYNDDSFERRFHLNKTIFLRISNALESHYDFFKQKPDARERMSFSSIQKCAAALRYLGYSISFDASDEYLRVSERTAVECVDWFYACVYESPSFNDIWTGKAPDMTFTVNGHTYKYGYYLGDGIYLDYSTLMNAYSVPRSENAKLFTKKKKKQESVRKDIERAFGVL; the protein is encoded by the exons ATGGAATTCTTAAAAACTTTTGATTCGGATGACGACGTAGAATTCGTCGAGACATTCTTCAACGTTGTGCAACACATTCACGACGAAGAAAGTTTGAATGTTGCTCGTACAAGGATGGTCGCCAATCATGATCCCCAAGCCTCACGCGACTTATTGATACGTGATTACTTTGCCGATAATTGCCTTTATAATGACGACTCTTTCGAACGTCGTTTCCATCTGAATAAGACTATATTTTTACGTATTAGTAACGCTTTGGAATCTCATTatgattttttcaaacaaaaacccgACGCTAGAGAAAGAATGAGTTTTAGTAGTATACAAAAATGTGCGGCTGCTCTTAGGTATTTGGGATACAGTATATCATTTGATGCATCTGATGAATACTTAAGAGTATCCGAGAGGACCGCAGTTGAATGTGTCGATTGGTTTTATGCATGTGTGTATGAG TCTCCTAGTTTCAACGATATTTGGACTGGCAAAGCACCTGATATGACGTTCACGGTGAACGGGCATACGTACAAATATGGTTACTACCTTGGTGATGGGATATACTTGGATTATTCTACATTGATGAATGCATACTCGGTTCCTCGAAGTGAAAATGCAAAgttgtttacaaaaaaaaaaaaaaaacaggaatCGGTGAGAAAGGATATCGAGAGGGCATTTGGAGTCCTTTAG